In one window of Amblyomma americanum isolate KBUSLIRL-KWMA chromosome 9, ASM5285725v1, whole genome shotgun sequence DNA:
- the LOC144105615 gene encoding molybdopterin synthase catalytic subunit-like translates to MNYVELLDTKLDVEAVLAQVGSPDCGAISVFLGTTRNHFEGKAVRMLSYEAYAPMAKREMLGICEGVRERWTVKNIAVVHRLGDVPLCEASVLIAVSSEHRQEGLDAVKYAIDELKRRVPIWKKEHYDGGDQEWKANKECFWMQRP, encoded by the coding sequence ATGAACTACGTGGAGCTCTTGGACACCAAGCTGGACGTCGAGGCAGTCCTGGCGCAGGTGGGGTCTCCGGACTGTGGGGCCATTTCTGTCTTCTTGGGCACCACGAGAAACCATTTCGAGGGCAAGGCGGTTAGGATGCTGAGTTACGAAGCGTACGCGCCCATGGCCAAGCGGGAGATGCTGGGCATCTGCGAGGGCGTTCGGGAACGCTGGACCGTCAAGAACATCGCCGTGGTCCACAGACTGGGCGATGTCCCACTGTGCGAGGCTAGTGTGCTTATCGCCGTGTCTTCTGAGCACCGTCAGGAGGGCCTCGACGCCGTCAAGTACGCTATCGACGAGTTGAAGAGACGCGTTCCCATCTGGAAGAAAGAGCACTACGACGGCGGTGACCAGGAGTGGAAGGCGAACAAGGAATGCTTCTGGATGCAGCGCCCCTGA